The candidate division WOR-3 bacterium genome has a window encoding:
- a CDS encoding DevR family CRISPR-associated autoregulator: protein MAIFEIAILGRATWNLHSLNNEGTVGNVTEPRTVVLASGEKTDGISGEMLKHIHAYNVWLLQEDKSQFCEACQKFHPQKADMNPLVSGKRMDEAKAMSEAIKLCALCDLHGFLVQRPTIARPSTVEFGWALGLPDRTHRDIHIHARHSMEGRSREEFEAGQEETVERQVTAQMIYHRPTRSGVYAIVSIFQPWRIGLNEIDYNYVIDGERRQGRYQLALNAFKATFIRTDGAMTSTRLPHIEAVEGIMVISETNFPAPIISPIKDDYITQTENLVKGQKGLSNEKFSNLTELCTILDGLTTKVIYELTMPK from the coding sequence ATGGCAATCTTTGAAATAGCAATATTGGGTAGAGCAACATGGAATCTCCATTCGCTTAATAATGAAGGAACGGTTGGCAATGTCACAGAACCTCGGACAGTTGTTCTGGCAAGTGGTGAAAAGACAGATGGAATTTCTGGTGAAATGCTGAAACATATTCATGCTTATAATGTTTGGTTATTGCAGGAAGATAAAAGTCAATTTTGCGAGGCATGTCAAAAATTTCATCCACAAAAAGCAGATATGAATCCTCTGGTAAGCGGTAAAAGAATGGATGAGGCAAAGGCTATGAGTGAGGCTATAAAGTTATGTGCCCTTTGTGACCTTCACGGTTTTTTGGTTCAAAGACCAACAATTGCAAGACCTTCAACAGTTGAATTTGGATGGGCATTAGGTCTTCCTGATAGAACACATAGAGATATTCATATTCATGCAAGGCATTCAATGGAAGGACGCTCTCGTGAAGAATTTGAGGCAGGACAGGAAGAAACTGTGGAGAGGCAAGTAACTGCTCAAATGATTTACCACAGACCAACCCGTTCAGGAGTGTATGCAATTGTTTCTATCTTCCAGCCATGGAGAATAGGTCTAAATGAAATTGATTACAATTATGTAATAGATGGTGAAAGAAGACAGGGCAGATATCAGTTAGCTCTTAATGCTTTTAAAGCGACATTTATAAGAACGGATGGAGCAATGACTTCTACACGTCTCCCCCACATAGAGGCAGTAGAGGGAATAATGGTTATCTCTGAAACGAATTTTCCAGCTCCAATAATTAGTCCTATAAAAGATGACTATATTACTCAGACAGAGAATCTTGTAAAAGGACAAAAAGGGCTATCCAATGAGAAATTCAGCAATTTGACAGAACTTTGTACCATATTAGACGGATTGACAACAAAAGTTATTTATGAATTGACTATGCCCAAATAA